The genomic region GACAAATCGAAGCCAAAGCACTACGTAAACTGCGCCATCCTAACCGCTCTGAAATTTTAAAAGCGTTCTTGGATAAAAATTAGTCTGAACAGACATTTGCCAGAATAAACAAGCAGGTAACGCCATGGAGGGCAATGGGAAGCAATGGGAAGCATGCGCTATATAATCGTCTAGCTTGTTCGTAAGGAACTAGCCTGTTCGTGGGGTCGCTGACTTATGGTTTGAGAGATAGCTGCATTCGAAGTCCAGATGCGTCAATGTAGTAATCAGGTAATCGGGTCTTGCAGCGAAATCCCAGCGACTGATACAGCGCTATTGCCGTTTGATTGCTTTCTCGAACTTCTAGTGTCAAGTAATTGACGTGTTTTTCTGAGGCGTTTTTGATGATGTGCATAAGCAGTAATTTGGCAATACCTTGTTTGCGATAGTTTGCATGGACGGCGAGCGAATATAATCGCCAGGCGTCTTTTTTTACCAGCACCAACAC from Ostreibacterium oceani harbors:
- the rimI gene encoding ribosomal protein S18-alanine N-acetyltransferase: MTEVHLRTAEPSDLLALLALEETCFSPADGKLTKRAFKYHLQHPRNQLVIAYNDQQLVLGYVLVLVKKDAWRLYSLAVHANYRKQGIAKLLLMHIIKNASEKHVNYLTLEVRESNQTAIALYQSLGFRCKTRLPDYYIDASGLRMQLSLKP